One window of the Esox lucius isolate fEsoLuc1 chromosome 8, fEsoLuc1.pri, whole genome shotgun sequence genome contains the following:
- the mutyh gene encoding adenine DNA glycosylase produces MSRLRSATRKVKTVLVDQTDSPNPLRIKTEAAVKKDPCTDPPAVSAVHSFPNPTDIRLFRKHILDWYDHGKRELPWRTLALTEPDIDTRIYAVWVSEIMLQQTQVATVIDYYNKWMKRWPTVHDLAAATLEEVNQMWAGLGYYSRGKRLYEGAQKVVTQLGGEMPRTVESLRHLPGVGRYTAGAVGSIALGEVTGAVDGNVIRVLCRMRAIGADSTGPAVTEALWCTANILVSPERPGDFNQAMMELGARICTPKAPLCTMCPVQSQCHSYRKVLVKQEENATKLRGNSKTVPDIEDCGTTCNLCPTDPWDPKLGVLNFPRKPTKKAPRVERTLTCVVARPTPAGDREYLLTQRPSKGLLAGMWEFPSLLLEADDSELKQRGALSAEVGRRLGIQLDKGLLRYLGEVVHIFSHIHQTYVVYSVCLRVSREEVGWDTQAGITRWLTGPALHTAAVSTGVKKIIKLYDSLEGQEGQTTKGKRKQSMNMKSDREQKSKKLKNNSLNNGTRQLSLGLFIKKTKPES; encoded by the exons ATGAGCAGGTTACGATCAGCAACGCGCAAGGTTAAGACAGTCCTTGTTGACCAAACAGATTCACCAAATCCACTGCGGATAAAGACAGAGGCGGCTGTGAAGAAAG ATCCCTGCACTGATCCTCCGGCCGTGTCCGCAGTTCATTCATTTCCTAATCCTACTGACATCAGACTCTTCAGGAAACATATCCTGGACTGGTATGACCACGGGAAGAGAGAGCTACCATGGCGAACTCTG GCTCTGACCGAACCGGATATTGACACCAGGATATACGCGG TTTGGGTCTCGGAAATTATGTTACAACAGACACAGGTTGCCACAGTGATCGACTACTACAACAAGTGGATGAAG AGGTGGCCGACAGTACATGACCTAGCTGCAGCCACATTGGAG GAAGTTAATCAGATGTGGGCGGGACTTGGCTACTACTCACGGGGAAAGAGACTTTATGAGGGAGCTCAGAAG GTGGTGACCCAGCTGGGAGGCGAGATGCCAAGGACGGTTGAGTCTCTGAGACATCTTCCTGGAGTGGGTCGCTACACCGCTGGAGCTGTTGGCTCCATCGCCCTGGGAGAG GTGACAGGGGCTGTCGATGGGAACGTGATTCGGGTCCTCTGTCGTATGCGGGCCATAGGGGCAGACAGCACGGGTCCCGCTGTGACTGAAGCGCTGTG GTGCACTGCAAACATACTGGTGTCTCCAGAGAGACCAGGGGACTTTAACCAAGCCATGATGGAGCTGGGGGCCAGGATTTGTACCCCTAAAGCCCCCCTGTGTACCATGTGTCCCGTCCAGTCCCAGTGCCACTCCTACAGAAAG GTACTTGTCAAACAAGAGGAAAACGCCACAAAGCTTCGGGGTAATTCCAAAACGGTGCCTGATATAGAGGACTGTG GGACCACATGTAACCTGTGCCCCACAGATCCCTGGGACCCCAAGCTGGGCGTTCTGAACTTTCCCAGGAAGCCAACGAAGAAGGCTCCTCGTGTGGAGCGCACACTCACCTGTGTGGTTGCCCGGCCGACCCCGGCTGGGGACCGGGAGTACCTGCTCACCCAGAGGCCAAGCAAAG GGCTACTGGCTGGAATGTGGGAATTCCCCagcctgctcctggaggcagATGACTCGGAGTTGAAACAGAGGGGGGCGCTGAGTGCTGAGGTGGGCCGGAGGTTGGGAATCCAGCTGGACAAAGGCCTGCTCCGGTATTTGGGGGAG GTGGTGCATATCTTCTCCCACATCCACCAGACCTATGTTGTGTATAGCGTGTGTTTGAGGGTCTCCAGAGAGGAAGTTGGTTGGGATACGCAGGCCGGCATCACACGCTGGCTCACTGGACCGGCTCTACACACGGCCGCTGTGTCCACTGGGGTCAAGaag ATTATCAAGTTGTATGACTCTCTGGAGGGTCAAGAGGGACAAACTACCAAG GGGAAACGAAAACAATCTATGAACATGAAGAGTGACAGAGAGCAGAAGTCTAAAAAGCTGAAAAACAATTCCTTAAATAACGGAACCAGACAACTGTCCCTCGGTTTGTTCATCAAGAAAACGAAACCAGAATCCTGA